One genomic segment of Drosophila melanogaster chromosome 3L includes these proteins:
- the D gene encoding dichaete, isoform C produces MATLSTHPNYGFHLGQAQGLEDYAPQSQLQLSPGMDMDIKRVLHYSQSLAAMGGSPNGPAGQGVNGSSGMGHHMSSHMTPHHMHQAVSAQQTLSPNSSIGSAGSLGSQSSLGSNGSGLNSSSGHQSAGMHSLATSPGQEGHIKRPMNAFMVWSRLQRRQIAKDNPKMHNSEISKRLGAEWKLLAESEKRPFIDEAKRLRALHMKEHPDYKYRPRRKPKNPLTAGPQGGLQMQAGGMGQQKLGAGPGAGAGGYNPFHQLPPYFAPSHHLDQGYPVPYFGGFDPLALSKLHQSQAAAAAAVNNQGQQQGQAPPQLPPTSLSSFYSGIYSGISAPSLYAAHSANAAGLYPSSSTSSPGSSPGTITPNGMDGSMDSALRRPVPVLY; encoded by the coding sequence ATGGCCACCTTATCGACACACCCCAATTACGGTTTCCATTTGGGTCAGGCCCAAGGCTTGGAGGACTACGCACCGCAAAGTCAGCTCCAGCTGAGTCCCGGCATGGACATGGATATCAAGCGTGTGCTGCACTACTCCCAAAGCCTGGCAGCCATGGGCGGATCGCCCAATGGACCCGCCGGCCAGGGTGTGAACGGATCCTCGGGCATGGGTCACCACATGTCCAGTCACATGACCCCGCACCACATGCACCAGGCGGTCTCCGCCCAACAGACCTTGTCGCCCAACAGTTCCATCGGATCCGCCGGCAGTCTGGGTAGCCAGAGCAGCCTGGGCAGCAATGGCAGTGGTCTCAACTCCAGTTCGGGTCACCAGTCCGCCGGCATGCACAGTTTGGCCACATCGCCGGGACAAGAGGGTCACATCAAGCGTCCAATGAACGCGTTCATGGTCTGGTCCCGCCTGCAGCGTCGTCAGATCGCCAAGGATAACCCCAAGATGCACAACTCTGAGATCTCCAAGCGCCTGGGTGCCGAGTGGAAGTTGCTGGCCGAGTCGGAGAAACGACCATTCATCGATGAGGCCAAGCGCTTGAGGGCCCTGCACATGAAGGAGCACCCGGACTACAAGTACCGGCCACGCCGCAAGCCCAAGAACCCACTGACCGCTGGACCCCAGGGTGGACTGCAGATGCAGGCCGGCGGCATGGGTCAACAGAAGTTGGGAGCTGGACCGGGAGCTGGAGCCGGAGGCTACAATCCATTCCATCAACTACCGCCATACTTTGCACCCTCACACCATCTGGATCAGGGTTATCCAGTGCCGTACTTCGGTGGATTTGACCCACTGGCTCTATCGAAATTGCATCAATCCcaggcagcggcggcggcggcggtcaACAATCAGGGTCAGCAGCAAGGACAAGCCCCGCCCCAATTGCCGCCCACCTCGCTGAGCAGCTTCTACTCGGGCATTTATTCCGGCATCTCGGCACCTTCGCTGTACGCCGCACACTCCGCCAATGCCGCCGGACTCTACCCATCCTCGTCCACCTCCTCGCCGGGATCTTCGCCCGGAACCATCACGCCAAATGGTATGGATGGTTCCATGGACAGTGCCCTGAGGCGACCGGTTCCGGTGCTCTATTAG